From a single Nicotiana tomentosiformis chromosome 2, ASM39032v3, whole genome shotgun sequence genomic region:
- the LOC104100294 gene encoding protein LIGHT-DEPENDENT SHORT HYPOCOTYLS 4-like has protein sequence MLDVYSTSSISKNFSPPTASPPPSPAVSRYELQKRRDWNTFGQYLKNHKPPLILSRCSGANILEFLKYLDQFGKTKVHNCCCPFFGHPQPPAPCTCPLKQAWGSLDALVGRLRAAFEENGGRAETNPFGARAVRLYLREVRDSQAKARGIAYEKKKRKNNKRQYFQEQEKEGDGHSTVV, from the coding sequence ATGTTAGACGTGTATAGTACAAGTTCTATCTCAAAAAACTTCTCCCCACCGACGGCGTCGCCGCCTCCATCACCGGCGGTGAGTCGCTACGAGCTACAAAAGCGGCGAGACTGGAACACATTCGGACAATACTTGAAAAACCACAAGCCACCATTGATACTATCAAGGTGCAGCGGAGCaaacattcttgaattcttaaaGTACCTAGACCAGTTCGGGAAAACCAAAGTTCACAACTGTTGTTGTCCGTTTTTTGGACACCCTCAGCCGCCGGCACCATGTACATGTCCGTTGAAACAAGCGTGGGGCAGCCTTGACGCGCTAGTTGGTAGGCTACGCGCTGCTTTTGAAGAGAACGGAGGACGCGCGGAGACAAACCCGTTTGGGGCAAGAGCGGTGAGGTTATATTTGAGGGAAGTGAGGGATTCACAAGCTAAGGCAAGAGGGATTGCTTatgagaagaagaagagaaagaataATAAGCGACAATATTTTCAGGAGCAAGAAAAAGAAGGAGATGGACATAGTACTGTCGTATGA
- the LOC104100298 gene encoding uncharacterized protein, which yields MVLQQQYREKGFKKYSELISLLLVAERNNDLLMRNHENRPTGSTPFLEVNEVYFHYSKHEKGRGPVHGRGRGQGRNFSGVNHPPKKNKHQKWKGPRANGSEIECYCCGGKEHWANICRIPKHLVELYQASLKDKAPEANFVYDNEFDITYLDVADFFEHHDGKINHSIGDGSMVKDD from the coding sequence atggtcttgcaacagcagtaccgagagaaaggtttcaagaagtattctgagttgatttctcttctGCTTGTGGCTGAACGAAACAATGACTTGCTCATGAGAAATCACGAAAATCGACCCACTGGGTCTACACCATTTCTTGAAGTGAATGAGGTGTATTTCCATTATTCTAAGCATGAAAAAGGTCGTGGCCCTGTTCATGGTCGTGGTCGTGGCCAAGGAAGAAATTTTTCTGGTGTTAATCACCCCCCAAAGAAAAATAAACACCAAAAGTGGAAAGGGCCAAGGGCAAATGGTTCAGAAATTGAATGTTATTGTTGCGGTGGAAAAGAGCATTGGGCAAATATTTGTCGCATACCAAAAcatttggttgagctttatcaagcatctCTAAAGGATAAAGCTCCTGAAGCTAATTTTGTCTATGACAATGAATTTGACATCACCTACTTGGATGTGGCAGATTTTTTTGAGCACCATGATGGAAAAATAAATCACTCGATCGGTGATGGATCTATGGTTAAAGATGATTGA
- the LOC138904844 gene encoding uncharacterized protein has translation MAALPFPQNLYREKLDKQFERFLDMVKQVNVNLPFTEMLSQMPAYAKFLKEILTKKRKIEDTTIFKLIEHCNTILQNKLPQKCGDPGSFTIPCSLGTLNFDKSLCDSGASTNLMPLSIYRKLENKIGEIRPATISLQLADQTTIIPERIVEDVLVRVDKFVFPVDFIVVKIKENKEFPLILGRLFLATGKEILDIHDRKLMLRVGEEVVTFEMNVETGVIKEKPAASV, from the coding sequence ATGgctgctttaccttttccccaaaatctttatagagagaagctggacaagcaatttgagagatttttgGATATGGTGAAAcaagttaatgtaaatttgccattcacagagatgctctcccaaatgccagcttatgctaagttcttgaaggaaatcctgacaaagaagagaaagatagaagaTACAACAATATTCAAGCTCATAGAGCATTGCAAcacaatcttgcaaaacaaactcccgcAAAAGTgcggagatccagggagttttactataccttgctcgttaggcactcttaattttgataagtcctTATGTGATTCGGGTGCCTCAactaatttaatgcctttgtctatttatagGAAGCTGGAGAAcaagattggagagataaggccTGCaacaatatctttgcagctggcagaccaaacaactataatacccgagaggatagtggaagatgtattagttcgggtagataagttcgtatttccagtagatttcatagtggtgaaAATTAAAGAGAACAAAGAGTTTCCCCTTATCTTAGGAAGACTATTCTTAGCAACGGGTAAAGAAATAttggatatacatgatagaaaactcatgcttagagtgggtgaagaGGTTGTGACGTTCGAGATGAATGTAGAGACGGGGGTGAtaaaggagaagccagctgcaagtgtttGA